The genomic window TTGGGGGTGACGTGGGTCAGCGTCCACCTGCCCGGCGACAGCATGGCGCATGCCCTGGACACCCTCGAGCGGTTCCGTACCCTCGTCGTCGAAGCGGCGTAGCTGGACTGAAGACGAAAATGGACTTCTCCCGCGTCGAACTCTCACCCGAGGACCAGGAATTCAGAGACCAGTTCCGGGCGTTCCTGGCCGAGCATGTCACCGACGAGGTACTGCGGCGCGACCGCGAATCCGGTGAAAACTTCAGCGAACCCGTGCATTTGGCACTGGGTGAAGCGGGCTATCTGGAATCGGATTTCAAGCAGGAGGCCGACGGCGGGTTCGACCCCGTGCGCCGCCGGATCTTCCAGTTGGAGATCGGCCGCGCCCATACACCGTGGTTCCACTGGGGAACCACGGCGGTCGTCGCCAAGTTGATGCGGCAATTCGGAGATCCCAAGCTCGTCGACGCGGTGCTGCCCGGTGTGCTGTCCGTGAGATCCGGCTGTGCCTGGGCTACACCGAGCCCGAGGGCGGCTCCGACGTCGCGACGTGCAAGACCCGCGCCGTGCGCGACGGTGACGGATCTAGCTGGGTGATCAATGGCTCCAAGATGTTCACCTCCAACGCGCAGCACGCCAAGTATGTCTTCCTGCTCACCAACACCGACCCGAACGGCCGCAAGCACCAGAACCTGACCATGTTCCTGGTGCCGCTGGACTCGCCGGGCATCGAGATCCAGGGCATCCGCACGCTGGATGGCGACCGCACCAACATCGTGTACTACAGTGACGTCCGCGTCGACGATCTGTACCGGATCGGCGAGGTCAACGCCGGCTGGACCGTGATGCGGTTCGCCCTCGACGCCGAGCACGGCATCACCGACCCGGCAGACCATGGGCTGCAGAACATTTCGATGATGTCAGAGCACGGCCACCTGATGGCCGAGGCCGCCGACGGCGTCGCGGCGATACTGGCGCAGCGTGGCGACGACGCGGTCAACTACCGCTTGGGGCGCGCCATGGCCCGCATCGAGGCGGCGCTGTCCACCCCGGGGACCTACGGCCGCGTCGCGCTGATCCAGACCATGCGCGAGGTGTCGGCGGAATTGATGGACCTGCTCGGAGCCGCGTCCGCATTGCCCACCGACACAACGGGATCCGCCGACTTCGCCGACAATGGCGCGATCGAATTCATCTTCCGCCACGCCGTGCCCGCCGGCATCTACGGCGGAACGATGGAGGTGTTTCGCAACATGATCGCCCAGCACGAGCTCAAGCTGGGCCGCCCCAGCTATGGCGGCTGAGGGGTAGCCTGCTAGCGGATCGATCGTCCGAAGAGAGGCGGGCCGGTAGTGGCTGTGCTCGTGGCCCTCGGTTCGTTCATCACCACGCTGTTGGGCGGCTATTCGGCGCTGCGCATCGGCTCCTATCGCAACCTGGTGCTCGGGTTGGCCGCGGGGCTGATGCTCGGCGCGGTCGGCTTCGACCTGCTGCCCGAGGCGCTGAGCCCGGGATTCTGGGTCTTATGGGGCATCCCTACTCCGTTGCTGGCCTTCGTTTCTGGCTTCCTGGTGCTACACATCGTCGAGCGAACTGTGGGCATCCATCTCGGTCAGACATCGAATGACGCGGATGTCTCCGACGCCCCGGGCGTCGGGCTCTTGGCGGCCGCGGGGCTGGTGGGCCACAGCGTGATGGACGGATTCGCGATCGGCGCCGCGTTTCAGGCCGGGACCGGCGTGGGGGCGGTGGTCGCGGTCGCGGTGATCGGACACGACTTCGCCGACGGCTTCAACACCTACACCATCACGTCGCTCTATGGGAACGACCGGCGCAGGGCGCTGACGCTGCTGGCCGCGGACGCCGTCGCACCAGTTGCCGGCGCTGCCCTGACGCTGGCGGTGACGATTCCCCATCGCGTCCTCGACGTGTATCTCGGATTCTTCGCCGGTTTCCTGATGTACCTGGCGAGCGCCGATGTCCTGCCAAGGGCACACACCGGCCGGCGCACTGCTGCGACCCTGGCGTGCACCGTCGGCGCGGTGCTGTTCATGCTCGCGGTCGTCGGGCTGGCGAGCTGAGGATCGCACGGAATGTCGGCGCGGGCGGTGTCGAGTCGGCCGGGAAGACATAGGCTTTTGGTGTATGCGTCAGGTCGGCTCGAGTGATGCTGTTGATTCGGTGGACAGCAGGTAAGCACTCAAAAACGGCGCCAACGTGTTCCGGTCTTGCCACGCGGACCGGAACGCGATATAGCAGTCGGGCCGAATAACGATCACGGTCGGTGTTGTTGCGCCGTAGGCCTTGTGCATCTCGGCCGCCACGTCGTGTACTAAGGGGAAGCCAAAGGTGCTGGCTTTCCAGGTATCTCGCAGGCGCACACCGATGAAGTGCAACTCGTCGCCGAATACGTCGCGCAGCTCTCTGGCGAAATCGACGACGGCGTCGCCCGCCAGATCCGTCTGGCGCTTGCCCTGCAGGAAAACGACGGTGTGCCCGTTGTGGCGCAGCAGGTCGTACAGCCGGATCGTCGGCGAATCGGGCAAGAGCTTGAGATGTGGTGCGCGGGGAGCGTGGTCCCCCGGCTGGGCGACCAGTCGCGGGCGCCGCCCCCATTGCCGTTGCCGGGCGCCATCGGCTGGGGCCGGGCTGGTGTAGCCGCGCGCACGGTAGTTGATGCCGACTTGGCTGATCGAGCGGGTCAGGTAATCGTGAACTGGCAAGAGCCCGATCGCGAAGCGGCCCAGCGTGTTTAGGGTCTGCTGGTCGACTTTGCGGCGCAGCGTGAATGCCCTGGTTGCCAGATCGGTGCCCCACAGGACGCTGCGGATGACCGGGAGTCTCTCCTCCTCGTAGGTGTCAAGCAGTCGTGGCTCGGCCTGGCCGCGCACGGACAGGGCGAGCTTCCAGCCGAGGTTGATCGCGTCCTGTAATCCGGTATTCATGCCTTGTCCGCCGACCTGGCTGTGAATATGTGCCGCATCTCCAGCGATGAAAACGCGCCCCACCCGAAGCCGGTCGGCCTGTTTGTGTCCGATGCGGAACGGCGTGATCCAGATGGGGTCGAAAACCCGAACCGCACGGCGCGTATGTTTCAGCAACACCGTCTCGAATTCCTCGACGGTCGCGGGAGCGGCCGCCTCGGTGGGGTCGGCGACCTTGCGCACGGCTATCAGCCGCCAGCGATCTCCGGGGAGCGGAAAGACC from Mycobacterium shigaense includes these protein-coding regions:
- a CDS encoding FAD-dependent monooxygenase, which encodes MADERPGSIDVLVVGAGPVGLTLAAELQRYGATCRIVDRAPQPTDKSKAVIVHARMLEHFDHLELEQTFLARGTMVHSVSFFVQSKRVAQLDFVGTDTRYPFVLCIPQDVTENILGTRLADVGVHVERSVEFLDFDQDDGGVTSRLRHPDGSIEEVRTRYLVGCDGSRSTVRDKAGITFEGLAYEEEWILADVQLETDFFVRDEASLFVELRHFLAVFPLPGDRWRLIAVRKVADPTEAAAPATVEEFETVLLKHTRRAVRVFDPIWITPFRIGHKQADRLRVGRVFIAGDAAHIHSQVGGQGMNTGLQDAINLGWKLALSVRGQAEPRLLDTYEEERLPVIRSVLWGTDLATRAFTLRRKVDQQTLNTLGRFAIGLLPVHDYLTRSISQVGINYRARGYTSPAPADGARQRQWGRRPRLVAQPGDHAPRAPHLKLLPDSPTIRLYDLLRHNGHTVVFLQGKRQTDLAGDAVVDFARELRDVFGDELHFIGVRLRDTWKASTFGFPLVHDVAAEMHKAYGATTPTVIVIRPDCYIAFRSAWQDRNTLAPFLSAYLLSTESTASLEPT
- a CDS encoding ZIP family metal transporter; amino-acid sequence: MAVLVALGSFITTLLGGYSALRIGSYRNLVLGLAAGLMLGAVGFDLLPEALSPGFWVLWGIPTPLLAFVSGFLVLHIVERTVGIHLGQTSNDADVSDAPGVGLLAAAGLVGHSVMDGFAIGAAFQAGTGVGAVVAVAVIGHDFADGFNTYTITSLYGNDRRRALTLLAADAVAPVAGAALTLAVTIPHRVLDVYLGFFAGFLMYLASADVLPRAHTGRRTAATLACTVGAVLFMLAVVGLAS